A stretch of DNA from Lentibacillus cibarius:
AAATGAATTTATTCAGGAAGAAAAAGAATTGTACGGGTATCTGCAAGATCTTCTTGAAAATGACGGACAGGAAAGAGACACATCCGTTTATTATAACTGGCTGGAAGAGGACTGAGTATATACATACTCCATATAGAAAGATTATATTGCCATTTTATCCTGTTTTTTAATAGGTTGCGAGTGTACCAATACAATAAAAAGCATGTGCCACGTGTACGCCAACCTGTATGCCAGATGTACGCCATCGTAATAAAAAATGTCCCTGCGGAAAAACAGGCTCTGCCTAGTTTCCCCAGCTTTTGTGGGGACAATTTCTCCTTATCCTGTTCAATATTTTATTCCCTGTTTTTAGCAGTAGTTGGAAGACAATTCTATCTTGAAGATAGTATGGTTAGCTTAAAGCTATTTTAAAGCATTTTCAGAGCGTTTTTAACGTTATATAGTGTTTTGGTCATGCAATCAATTGAAAGCACTTACAGATGCTTTCAATTGATTTTTTTGGTGCATTTCTATCCAATAAACGTCTTTTAGTGATGCAGCATAAAAGAAACAGTTTTTTAAGTATGGCAGGGAACAATCACTCGAGTTAGAAGCGAGTGCCCATTTATACGCAGTGGTTTAAACTGCTGTAAAAAATGGGTTTCCTTCAGGGGCTTAAAAGTTAGAAAAGAGCATAAGGGAATAAGGTGGACCCCATCGTCAAGACACAAATTTTATAAAAATAAGGTGGGGTTATCATTGTTTTCCCTTTCCCATCTTACTAACCAGCTCTTTCCTGTGTCAGGTTCTGTCAAGGGCGTATTTCCCCTTGACAGGTTCTGGCACAGGAAAGATAATTGCGCCAAGATGGAAAGGATAACGGACTATCTGAAATAAATAGATGCTGGTGTTTGATAATCTAATGATTGATGAGGCCGTTCATGATTATAAAGGTTCATGTAGTCTCTTATATTGCTTCTGGCTGCTCTTGGGGAGCCATAGTCTTTTAAATAGACTTCTTCGTACTTAAGGCTTCTCCAAAAGCGTTCGATCATGATATTATCCAATGCCCGGCCTCTTGAGTCCATGCTGATCTGTATGGAGTATGTGTCAATCTTTTCTCGATGTGGTTGTCACACCAATATATTTGGCACTCTATTTTTGTACACGTTTTCCGGCTACCGCGCTGTCGCTTGGTGGCCTGCATGTTTTCGTCACGTTCCAAAACCCGGAACCTGACAAAAACATGCAGGGTATTACCTAAAACTCTTCATCAAGTTTCCTATCGCTGATGAATGGGCTGTATATAAACTGATGGAACCTTCTTTTGCGCCAATCGATGGGCGTGTTGGCTGATTCAAATACTCCGTCATGCGAACGGTCTTTTCAACGTCTCGCTGCTTGCGTGCGCTTCGTTTTTGGGATGTGAGATAAACATCCCGCAACGTGTTATTGAGGATACCCTGTTTTACTTTCACCATAGCTTCACTGCCTTCTACGCTCCAATGCATCCCCCGTCTTTTCATCCGGAAAGAAACGCGACGCTGATTGGATTCCATAGCCCCTAAGCCTCGTGCGTCTTCTGGCGGGTCTTCCACTTTCTCACGCCAGTCAAAAATACGATCCCAATTGTGCTGAATGTAAGTTCGAAAACCGTTTACCTTTTCTACCTGTTTTGCGTTTTCCAGGGTACTTTCGTATGTATCCAGCCAAAGTATGAACTGTTGCCAATCGTGTTGTTTTAACGCTTTTCTTATCCCGTCCTTAAATTCACTCTTTTCACCGCCTAATGCCCGATTTAACGCCTGAGCTACATGGTAAGCGTCAAGTTGATTCAACACGGGATAACGGGACTGGGAAAAGGCTTCCTGGAACCGTTCAGCTGTGTAGCCCTGCCCGCCATCACTATTTGTCACAACCTGCGTATTCTCCAGCGAATAACCATGGGCCGCATATGACTGCACCTCTTTCCAAAAGTCATCAGTCGGCTTCGTTGTCATGATTACGTGTTGATTGCTGAGTGAGACCCGTTTGCCATTTTTGACCCAGCCTTCATGCATAATCGCATGCCGGACCTCATGGCTTTTCTTTTTCTTTGTAGAACGGACAAAAACGCCATCTGCCTCTGTATATAAATAGTCAACTTCTTTTCCCTCCGGAAGGGACGCTGCTTCCTCCAGTTCAGCCGCCAGTTCCACATCAGCCTGGGACTGCGCATCTCCAACACGCTTCACGATACTCCCGACTGTTTGATGACTCATCGTTACGGGGGTCCATTCCTTCAAAGTTTGGACTGATGCACGATACGTGCTCTCACTAGCCAATTCAGCCACTTTTACCTCCGTCAGGGGACTGTATCGTTGACTTTTCCGAAGACCAGCCCACTCATCAAAGGGATAGTGAGAATCACCTTTCAGGTCATGCATTAATGTATGCCGAAAACGAACTGCCCCAAACGTGAATTGAACCGTTTTCCAATCTTCACGCTCGACAGTCCAGCCCAACTTCTGTTTCTCAGCTTTAATCACCTTATTAATCTGTGTGAACACTTCCCCCATCTGGGAAGCAAACACCTCATACATATAGAGTCGAATGCTTTCTTCCAAATCAACTAAGTTGTTTGTTTCCTTTATTAATGCGTATAATCTTGATATAATAGTTTCCATGAGAAGGCCTCTTTCGAAATGTATTTGCCCGTCAAAGCATACATTTATGATAGAGTGCCTTCTCTTTTTTGACTAGAAAATTGCCTCAGGTGGCCCCGAGAATTATTTTACACATATCTGTATGGATGGATGCTCCTTTAAAAGACTAATATATTTTGGGCTGGTGAAATGACTGCCTTGGTCACTGTTAAATATTTCTGGTATACCAACCGTGAATGCACGTTGTACGGCATCCAGGACAAAGTCAATTGCCAGCGTCTGATCTAATTCCCAGCTGATAATGTAGCGAGAATACCAATCGATAATGGCCGTTAGATACATCCAGCTGTTATACAGGCGAATGTATGTTATGTCAATGCTCCAGACTTGATTGGGACGGGTAATCGTCACTCCTTTCAACAGATATGGATAAATACGGTGCTGCAGATTGCGTTTACTCAAATTAGGACCCGGATAAATGGCTTGTATACCCATTTCACGCATGTGACGTTGCACTCTTTTACGGTTGATATTCACTCCTTTATTCTTTAGTATTTCATTAATCTTGCGTGAGCCAAAAAACGGGTGTTTGGTATAAATCTCATCAATCTGATGTTTAATGGCAACCTCTTCCGGTGACGGCTGAACATGCTTGTAGTAAAGGCTGGAACGATTGATCCCAAGCAGGTCGGCCTGCCAAGAGATGGGCAGTTCAGGATCATCCCAGTCCACCATTTCCATGCGTTCCCGTCTAGTCGTTGTAGATGCCAGATTTTTTTTTGATCCACGACAATTGCGTGGTTAACTTACCAACCTCCGAATAGAGGCTTTCCAGCTTTTCTTCATAGTCAGCTTTCATTTTTTCCAAGTCTTTGTTTTGTTTCTCAAAGACCTGTGGCATTTCTTGCAGGAACTGCGTTTTCCATTTATGAAGCTGGTTCACATGAATCCCATGTTCCGAAGCAATCTGACTCATTGCCTTTTCTTCCTTCAAGATTTCCAACACGATTTGTGATTTGAATTCTGGTGTATATCTTTTGCGTTTCATATACCTACCTTAACATCTCCTTTTTTCGTGTCTAAAATCTTGGGTCCATTATAGAAAACTGATATCACATTCGTGCTATCCTTGGCAGAGCCAAGTTTTTTGGTGATATCGTTATTTTTGAAGTTGTGCAGACTTTGTACATGGTATAGCGTTTATTTGTACATAGTTTGTACATATCGTGAACGGCGTGTGGATACGGGCTAGTTCAATCTAGGTCATGTCTGCCTAACTTCAAGTTAGGGCGTTCTGAAGTCAATATAATAATTCTGATAGGCGTTTTACTTATAACGAATAGTCATTCCTTAAAGCTTCTTTGTGTTATATGTTTACGTTATACCGTTGTAACGCTAGAATGAATAGCAAAGGCGGTGAGCGTATGAAGGTCTATAATCCGGGAGATATAGCAGATTTATTAAAGCTTAAAGTCAGCACGATACGCAAGTACAGTATCATGCTGGAAGAATTGGGATATACGTTTGAAAAGAATAACCGGAATCAGCGTTATTATACGGATGCAGACATCATAACGTTGCGGAAACTTGTAACGTTTAAGGATAACGGCATGACGCTGGGAGAATCGGCAGAGGCTGTTATTCTGTGGCATAATGGGAACGAATCAGAGCAGGAAGGCATAACGCCATATCAGACTGACACACACAACGATACGAAGCCGCATAATGACGACATAATGGAATTAAAAAGCATGATACATAAACAGAATGAACTTATAGAAGGGCTGACAAAGCGGCTGGACGAGCAGCAGGAATACATAGATCAGCGACTGGAAGAACGTGATAAAGCGTTAATGCAGTCCATTAATGAATCACTGGAAACGCGAAAGCAGATAGCTGCAGAAAATAATAAGGAAAACAACAAAGGATTCTTTCATAAGTTATTTAAACGAGGTAGCAAAGGAAGCTCTAGTTGACAATGAAAACAAGAGTATAGCCACTTTACAATATGTCTTAATCTATTGCGGATTGTTTCTTCTGAACAACCTAACATACGTTCAACAAAATTTAATGGTCAAATGTGTCTGTAATTAACTTAATTTAGAGAGTGATGCATTCATTAAAATAAAATACATGGTTTTACTTTACGGCAACTTTATATGGAGAAGCGGAAATAATAGTTAGGGGGAAAGAAGTAATTATGTCTAATAACTTGAAAGAATTTCATTTATGGATTCCATTATTACTGATGGGTATCAACGTTATTTCAGTTGGTTTCATGGTTGAGGAATTAATAGATGCCTCACCTCCGAACTACGGTGCACCACTATTGTTCTTAACACCTATATTTGGTTTAATTTCTTTGTCTTATATTAGTCATTATGCAACAAAAAAGAACACGCTTTTAATATGGCTATTACAGGGGTTAAATTGTTTTTTTACTATATTCCCTTTAATTGTTTTAATAATTTTTACATTAATCATGATTTAAAGTAAATGGGCGCTTTTCCCTAAATAAGCATTCTCTTGAGCTGGAGTAAAACTCAGACATTTCTATAAAGAGGAATTTACACCTTGAATTTAAAAAACGCTACGATTAGTAGCGTTTTTTTTAAATTTAGCCAAATAAACATCTAAGAGAACTTGGTGTAAATACTTCCCTAATACTCGCTGCTGCAACTGTTGTATGCCCAGCTACACATTCTATCAATCTTTTATCGCAACATGAATCCCAATCCCCGTAAGTTTTCCAACAGTTATCATGAGCTACACAACAATCATCAGTGTCATTAATAGGAGTCCCTCCACCATGATCCAGATCATATCCGCAATTACCACCACAATGTTGGTAACCCCCTGGGAGACAGCCATCACCTGTGAACCATGATTGTGTTTCTATTTGATCGTTAAATAAATTTCCAGATTTATAATTTTTATTATCTGGTAATTCTTCATAGTCATCACTAAAAGCTAGTTTATTTAATTCAGTGTTCTTTTGGTTATTTTGAACCTTGCCTCCATCATATAAATACTCATGTAATGCATTTGAGTTTGGTTGCAAAATTTGTCCGAAATAGTGATCCTGAACATTGGGCAATTCATTATAGAGAATGCTTATATTTTCCTTTTCATCTACTAAATGAAGAATTGAAGAGCTAAAAAAGTGCATGTTGTCTTCTTCTCGGAATTCAGCATCAAATACATATGCCTTTCTAGGGTTTAAATCATTAACTTCAAAACTTTTTTGATTTTGCATAGTTGCAATAAGATTTTTAAAAGGCTCCTTTTCGTATAGTTCATTGAGCTTTTGATTTAATTCCTTTCCTCGTAAGTGTTTTCCATCAATCAAATTTCCAATCACCTTAAA
This window harbors:
- a CDS encoding MerR family transcriptional regulator, whose amino-acid sequence is MKVYNPGDIADLLKLKVSTIRKYSIMLEELGYTFEKNNRNQRYYTDADIITLRKLVTFKDNGMTLGESAEAVILWHNGNESEQEGITPYQTDTHNDTKPHNDDIMELKSMIHKQNELIEGLTKRLDEQQEYIDQRLEERDKALMQSINESLETRKQIAAENNKENNKGFFHKLFKRGSKGSSS
- a CDS encoding ISLre2 family transposase → METIISRLYALIKETNNLVDLEESIRLYMYEVFASQMGEVFTQINKVIKAEKQKLGWTVEREDWKTVQFTFGAVRFRHTLMHDLKGDSHYPFDEWAGLRKSQRYSPLTEVKVAELASESTYRASVQTLKEWTPVTMSHQTVGSIVKRVGDAQSQADVELAAELEEAASLPEGKEVDYLYTEADGVFVRSTKKKKSHEVRHAIMHEGWVKNGKRVSLSNQHVIMTTKPTDDFWKEVQSYAAHGYSLENTQVVTNSDGGQGYTAERFQEAFSQSRYPVLNQLDAYHVAQALNRALGGEKSEFKDGIRKALKQHDWQQFILWLDTYESTLENAKQVEKVNGFRTYIQHNWDRIFDWREKVEDPPEDARGLGAMESNQRRVSFRMKRRGMHWSVEGSEAMVKVKQGILNNTLRDVYLTSQKRSARKQRDVEKTVRMTEYLNQPTRPSIGAKEGSISLYTAHSSAIGNLMKSFR